A window of the Acidovorax sp. YS12 genome harbors these coding sequences:
- a CDS encoding DUF488 family protein — MPLRIVRLGTPRAPDEGTRIGTVRRPPRGVPKEQFAAQDWYDVWYPNLAPSNDTVKMAQAAATPQEWAAFERRYRAEMGTPENRHSIALLAQLSRQTNFSVGCYCEEEGHCHRAVLRALLAEAGAQITA, encoded by the coding sequence ATGCCCCTTCGCATCGTCCGCCTCGGCACCCCGCGCGCACCTGACGAGGGCACGCGCATTGGCACCGTGCGCCGCCCGCCGCGCGGCGTGCCCAAGGAGCAGTTCGCGGCGCAGGATTGGTACGACGTCTGGTACCCCAACCTGGCCCCGAGCAACGACACGGTGAAGATGGCCCAGGCGGCTGCCACGCCGCAGGAGTGGGCCGCTTTCGAGCGCCGCTACCGCGCCGAGATGGGCACGCCCGAGAACCGCCACAGCATCGCGCTGCTGGCGCAGTTGTCGCGGCAGACGAACTTTTCCGTGGGCTGCTACTGCGAGGAAGAAGGCCATTGCCACCGCGCGGTGCTGCGCGCGCTGCTGGCCGAGGCGGGCGCGCAGATCACTGCATAG
- a CDS encoding DUF4124 domain-containing protein has protein sequence MKNRQFLSFIFFVLSMSTGYAQVYKCSVNGRTVFSDLPCQAGSTGGLIQEKKIPNKSIKNA, from the coding sequence ATGAAAAACCGACAATTCCTGTCTTTTATATTTTTTGTGCTTTCAATGTCAACGGGGTACGCACAAGTATACAAATGCAGCGTCAATGGGCGTACAGTATTTTCTGATCTCCCCTGTCAAGCAGGCTCTACTGGTGGTTTAATTCAAGAAAAAAAGATCCCGAACAAATCTATCAAGAACGCTTGA
- a CDS encoding ABC transporter ATP-binding protein, with protein sequence MKNNKIQWILGAVALLVLPLVLQYFGNAWVRIADLALLYVMLALGLNIVVGYAGLLDLGYVAFYAVGAYMFGLLASPHLTENFAWFAANFPDGLHMSLWMVIPVALVLAACTGVLLGIPVLKLRGDYLAIVTLGFGEIIRIFMNNLDHPVNITNGPKGLGQIDSVTVFGLNLAKRQEIFGFDISSVTLYYYLFLVLVVFTIIVCYRLQDSRIGRAWMAIREDEIAAKAMGINTRNMKLLAFGMGASFGGVAGAMFGAFQGFVSPESFSLMESIMIVAMVVLGGIGHIPGVILGAVLLSALPEVLRYVAGPLQQMTDGRLDAAILRQLLIALAMIVVMLLRPRGLWPAPEHGKSLEQKS encoded by the coding sequence ATGAAAAACAACAAGATCCAATGGATTCTGGGCGCCGTGGCGCTGCTGGTGCTGCCGCTGGTGCTGCAGTACTTCGGCAACGCCTGGGTGCGCATTGCCGACCTGGCGCTGCTCTATGTGATGCTGGCCTTAGGCCTGAACATCGTGGTGGGCTACGCTGGCCTGCTCGACCTGGGCTACGTGGCGTTCTATGCCGTCGGTGCCTACATGTTTGGCCTGCTGGCCTCGCCGCACCTGACGGAGAACTTCGCCTGGTTCGCCGCCAATTTCCCGGACGGGCTGCACATGTCGCTGTGGATGGTGATTCCCGTGGCACTGGTGCTGGCGGCGTGCACCGGGGTGCTGCTGGGTATCCCGGTGCTCAAGCTGCGCGGTGACTACCTGGCCATCGTCACGCTGGGCTTCGGCGAGATCATCCGTATCTTCATGAACAACCTGGACCACCCGGTCAACATCACCAACGGCCCCAAGGGCCTGGGGCAGATCGACTCGGTCACGGTATTCGGCCTGAACCTGGCCAAGCGGCAGGAGATCTTCGGCTTCGACATTTCGTCGGTCACGCTGTATTACTACCTGTTCCTTGTGTTGGTGGTGTTCACCATCATCGTCTGCTACCGCCTGCAGGACTCGCGCATTGGCCGCGCCTGGATGGCCATCCGCGAGGACGAGATCGCCGCCAAGGCCATGGGCATCAACACGCGCAACATGAAGCTGCTGGCCTTCGGCATGGGCGCGTCGTTCGGCGGCGTGGCCGGGGCCATGTTCGGCGCTTTCCAGGGCTTCGTCTCGCCCGAGTCGTTCAGCCTGATGGAGTCGATCATGATCGTGGCCATGGTGGTGCTGGGGGGCATCGGTCATATTCCGGGAGTGATCCTGGGTGCGGTGCTGCTGTCGGCGCTGCCCGAGGTGCTGCGCTACGTGGCGGGCCCGCTGCAGCAGATGACCGATGGGCGCCTGGACGCCGCCATCCTGCGCCAGCTGCTGATTGCGCTGGCCATGATCGTCGTGATGCTGCTGCGCCCGCGTGGTCTGTGGCCTGCGCCCGAACATGGCAAGAGCCTGGAACAGAAGTCCTGA
- a CDS encoding prenyltransferase, giving the protein MTRPGFLLLTAAACLLGMAFAWACGCGFDVPKAAATLVLAVVAHAGANVLNDYHDARNGADAANQQGLFPFSGGSRLIQQGLVSEADTGRWAALLLLVLVPAGLLLALHSGGGLLLIGMAGLFLAWAYSAPPLALMSRGLGELAVGLAWWLIVLGADYVQRRQFFIIPAATAASFALLVVNLLLINGFPDAPADAQVGKNTLVVRLGARRAAWLYLALALLAHGWLALAVWLLIPPAAALWGLASAPLSLAAAALLLRHASEPQRLRPAIALSVAAPLVHALALAAGLAASAH; this is encoded by the coding sequence ATGACGCGCCCCGGCTTCCTGCTGCTGACGGCGGCTGCCTGCCTCCTCGGCATGGCGTTCGCCTGGGCCTGCGGCTGCGGCTTTGATGTGCCCAAGGCCGCTGCCACCCTGGTGCTGGCCGTGGTGGCGCATGCCGGCGCGAATGTGCTGAACGACTACCACGACGCGCGCAACGGCGCCGACGCAGCGAACCAGCAGGGCCTGTTCCCGTTCTCTGGCGGTTCGCGGCTGATCCAGCAGGGCCTGGTGTCCGAGGCCGACACCGGCCGCTGGGCCGCGCTGCTGCTGCTTGTGCTGGTGCCCGCCGGGCTGCTGCTGGCACTGCACAGCGGCGGCGGGCTGCTGCTGATTGGCATGGCGGGCCTGTTCCTGGCCTGGGCCTATTCAGCGCCGCCACTGGCACTGATGTCGCGCGGCCTGGGCGAGCTGGCCGTGGGCCTGGCCTGGTGGCTCATCGTGCTGGGGGCGGACTACGTGCAGCGGCGCCAGTTCTTCATCATTCCGGCGGCCACGGCGGCGAGCTTTGCGCTGCTGGTGGTCAATCTGCTGCTGATCAATGGCTTTCCCGACGCCCCGGCCGATGCCCAGGTGGGGAAAAACACCCTGGTGGTACGCCTGGGCGCACGCCGCGCCGCCTGGTTGTACCTGGCGCTGGCGCTGCTGGCGCACGGCTGGCTGGCGCTGGCGGTGTGGCTGCTGATTCCGCCCGCCGCCGCGCTGTGGGGCCTGGCCTCGGCGCCGCTGTCGCTGGCGGCGGCCGCGCTGCTGCTGCGCCATGCCAGCGAACCGCAGCGCCTGCGCCCAGCCATCGCGTTGTCGGTGGCGGCGCCCCTGGTGCACGCGCTGGCCCTGGCGGCGGGGCTGGCCGCGAGCGCGCACTGA
- a CDS encoding TetR family transcriptional regulator C-terminal domain-containing protein, whose product MPSTAPPHAPRRRGRPPKNPAAPREDTRALLVRTGVAVLTEKGYSAVGIDEILRQAAVPKGSFYHYFESKEAFGQALIAAYAGYFARKLDRWFLDPATPPLQRLHGFIADAQAGMQRHGFQRGCLVGNLGQEMGTLPESFRAQLEDVLLDWQARTAACLRAAQQAGEIAARHDCAVLAQFFWIGWEGAVLRAKLQRSAAPLQVYAEGFFQLLR is encoded by the coding sequence ATGCCATCCACCGCTCCACCGCACGCGCCGCGCCGCCGGGGCCGCCCGCCCAAGAACCCCGCCGCGCCGCGCGAGGACACGCGCGCATTGCTCGTGCGCACCGGCGTGGCGGTGCTGACGGAGAAAGGCTACTCGGCCGTCGGCATCGACGAAATCCTGCGCCAGGCGGCCGTGCCCAAGGGCTCGTTCTATCACTACTTCGAGAGCAAGGAAGCCTTTGGCCAGGCGCTGATCGCGGCCTACGCCGGCTACTTCGCGCGCAAGCTCGACCGCTGGTTCCTGGACCCCGCGACGCCGCCCCTGCAGCGGCTGCACGGCTTCATCGCCGACGCCCAGGCGGGCATGCAGCGCCACGGCTTCCAGCGCGGCTGCCTGGTCGGCAACCTGGGGCAGGAAATGGGCACGCTGCCCGAATCGTTCCGCGCGCAGCTGGAGGACGTTCTGCTCGACTGGCAGGCGCGCACCGCCGCCTGCCTGCGCGCCGCGCAGCAGGCCGGCGAGATCGCGGCGCGGCACGACTGCGCGGTGCTGGCGCAGTTCTTCTGGATCGGCTGGGAGGGCGCGGTGCTGCGCGCCAAGCTGCAGCGCTCCGCCGCGCCGCTGCAGGTCTATGCCGAAGGTTTCTTTCAACTGCTCAGGTAA
- a CDS encoding ABC transporter ATP-binding protein has product MADTSKEVVLKVAGISKRFGGLQALSDVGMTIRRGQVYGLIGPNGAGKTTFFNVITGLYTPDTGSFELAGQPYAPHAVHLVAKAGIARTFQNIRLFADMTALENVMVGRHIRTHSGLLGAIFRTKGFKAEEAAIAKRAQELLDYVGIGKYADFKARTLSYGDQRRLEIARALATDPQLIALDEPAAGMNATEKVMLRELIDRIRKDNRTILIIEHDVKLMMGLCDRVTVLDYGKQIAEGTPAEVQKNEKVIEAYLGTGGH; this is encoded by the coding sequence ATGGCAGATACATCGAAAGAAGTGGTGCTCAAGGTCGCGGGCATCTCCAAGCGCTTTGGCGGCCTGCAGGCGCTGTCGGACGTGGGCATGACCATCCGGCGCGGCCAGGTCTACGGCCTGATCGGCCCGAACGGCGCGGGCAAGACGACGTTCTTCAACGTCATCACTGGCCTGTACACCCCCGACACCGGCAGCTTCGAGCTGGCCGGCCAGCCCTACGCGCCGCACGCCGTGCACCTGGTGGCCAAGGCGGGCATCGCGCGCACGTTCCAGAACATCCGCCTCTTCGCCGACATGACGGCGCTGGAGAACGTGATGGTGGGGCGGCACATCCGCACGCATTCCGGCCTGCTGGGCGCCATCTTCCGCACCAAGGGCTTCAAGGCGGAGGAGGCAGCGATCGCCAAGCGTGCGCAGGAGCTGCTCGACTACGTGGGCATCGGCAAGTACGCCGACTTCAAGGCGCGCACGCTGTCCTACGGCGACCAGCGCCGCCTGGAGATCGCGCGCGCCCTGGCGACCGACCCGCAGCTCATCGCGCTGGACGAACCAGCCGCCGGCATGAACGCCACCGAGAAGGTGATGCTGCGCGAGCTGATCGACCGCATCCGCAAGGACAACCGCACCATCCTCATCATCGAGCACGACGTGAAGCTGATGATGGGCCTGTGCGACCGCGTGACGGTGCTCGACTACGGCAAGCAGATTGCCGAGGGCACCCCTGCCGAAGTGCAGAAGAACGAAAAAGTGATCGAGGCCTACCTGGGCACCGGCGGGCACTGA
- a CDS encoding uracil-DNA glycosylase family protein, giving the protein MPEALPALLRRVRACTLCAPHLPLGPRPVLQAAASARILIAGQAPGRKVHASGIPFDDASGERLRAWLGLERTVFYDAAQVAILPMGLCYPGRGPSGDAPPRPECAPAWRASLLTHLPRRALTVVLGQYALAWHLPDARQGVTAAVREWRGQLAGPGPHTIALPHPSPRNNGWLQRNPWFEAEVLPQVRTRVAAVLAENTSENGL; this is encoded by the coding sequence ATGCCCGAAGCGCTGCCCGCCCTGCTGCGCCGCGTGCGCGCCTGCACCCTGTGCGCACCCCACCTGCCGCTAGGCCCGCGCCCGGTGCTGCAGGCTGCGGCCAGCGCGCGCATCCTGATCGCCGGCCAAGCCCCGGGGCGAAAGGTGCACGCCAGCGGCATCCCGTTCGACGACGCCAGTGGCGAGCGCCTGCGCGCCTGGCTGGGCCTGGAGCGCACGGTCTTCTACGATGCCGCGCAGGTGGCCATCCTGCCCATGGGCCTTTGCTACCCCGGCCGGGGACCGTCGGGCGACGCGCCGCCGCGCCCTGAATGCGCGCCGGCCTGGCGCGCGTCCCTGCTGACGCACCTGCCGCGGCGGGCCCTCACGGTGGTGCTGGGGCAGTACGCACTGGCCTGGCACCTGCCAGATGCGCGCCAGGGCGTCACCGCCGCAGTGCGCGAATGGCGGGGCCAGTTGGCGGGCCCGGGGCCGCACACCATCGCCCTGCCCCACCCCAGCCCGCGCAACAACGGCTGGCTGCAGCGCAACCCCTGGTTCGAGGCCGAGGTGCTGCCCCAGGTGCGTACCCGCGTGGCCGCCGTGCTGGCTGAAAATACAAGCGAAAATGGCCTCTAG
- a CDS encoding oxidoreductase yields the protein MFRGLLIDKQDSQQTAAVRMLDEASLPSLPNEGEVTVRVAYSTLNYKDALAITGRSPVVRKFPMVPGIDFAGTVESSTDPAWQPGDAVVLNGWGVGEGHWGGLAELARVPGRFLVPLQAPFTARQAMGIGTAGYTAALCVLALERHGVTPDKGPVVVTGAAGGVGSVAVALLAKAGYEVAAVTGRVQEAGFLTGLGARHVIDRAEIAPPGRPLEKERWAGAVDVAGGQVLANVCAAMRYRGVVAACGLAAGMGFPATVAPFILRGVTLAGIDSVMAPTPDRLQAWQRLAADLDTAVLETLLHDITLDDAIAIAPELLAGQVRGRLVVRV from the coding sequence ATGTTCCGTGGCTTGCTCATCGACAAACAGGACAGCCAGCAGACCGCTGCCGTGCGCATGCTGGACGAGGCATCGTTGCCCTCCCTTCCCAATGAGGGCGAAGTGACCGTGCGCGTCGCCTACTCCACGCTGAACTACAAGGACGCGCTGGCCATCACCGGCCGCTCGCCCGTGGTGCGCAAGTTCCCCATGGTGCCGGGCATCGACTTCGCGGGCACGGTGGAGTCCAGCACCGACCCGGCCTGGCAGCCCGGCGATGCCGTGGTGCTGAATGGCTGGGGCGTGGGCGAAGGGCACTGGGGCGGGCTGGCCGAACTAGCCCGCGTGCCGGGGCGCTTCCTGGTTCCGCTGCAGGCGCCCTTCACCGCGCGCCAGGCCATGGGCATCGGCACGGCGGGCTACACCGCCGCGCTGTGCGTGCTGGCGCTGGAGCGCCACGGCGTGACGCCGGACAAGGGCCCCGTGGTGGTAACCGGCGCGGCGGGCGGCGTGGGCAGCGTGGCCGTGGCGCTGCTGGCCAAGGCGGGCTACGAGGTGGCCGCCGTCACCGGGCGGGTGCAGGAGGCCGGCTTCCTCACCGGCCTGGGCGCGCGCCACGTCATCGACCGCGCGGAAATCGCCCCGCCCGGCCGGCCGCTGGAAAAGGAGCGCTGGGCCGGTGCCGTGGACGTGGCGGGCGGCCAGGTGCTGGCGAACGTGTGCGCCGCCATGCGCTACCGCGGCGTGGTGGCGGCCTGCGGGCTGGCGGCGGGCATGGGCTTTCCGGCCACGGTGGCGCCCTTCATCCTGCGCGGCGTGACGCTGGCGGGCATCGACAGCGTGATGGCGCCCACGCCCGACCGCCTGCAGGCCTGGCAGCGCCTGGCGGCCGACCTGGACACCGCCGTGCTGGAAACGCTGCTGCACGACATCACGCTGGACGACGCCATCGCCATCGCGCCCGAGCTGCTTGCCGGGCAGGTGCGCGGCCGCCTCGTAGTGCGGGTGTGA
- a CDS encoding HNH endonuclease produces MRVDVGTWEEAFKRDNGYCQYCGDDLLDSFSRFHSATVDHVVAVSEGGSDDLENLVLSCPSCNSMLSRSGALKTYAERKSYVLGKIKERQDWYQPLLNELRPGA; encoded by the coding sequence ATGCGAGTTGATGTCGGAACATGGGAAGAAGCGTTTAAAAGAGATAACGGATATTGCCAATACTGTGGAGATGACTTATTGGATTCATTTTCTAGATTTCACTCCGCGACCGTAGATCATGTTGTTGCAGTTTCCGAGGGAGGGAGTGATGACTTGGAAAATCTTGTTCTTTCATGTCCAAGTTGCAATTCAATGCTATCGCGTTCTGGTGCATTAAAAACATACGCAGAGAGAAAAAGCTACGTTCTTGGAAAAATCAAGGAGCGTCAAGACTGGTACCAGCCGCTATTGAATGAGCTAAGGCCAGGCGCATAA
- a CDS encoding branched-chain amino acid ABC transporter permease: MDILLQQIINGLVLGSMYALIALGYTMVYGIIQLINFAHGEVLMIGALTSWSCIGMMQEAMPGAPGWVILLLATLIACVVAAALNFSIEKIAYKRLRSSPRLAPLITAIGMSLLLQTLAMIIWKPNYKPYPTLLPTTPFEIGGAVITSTQVLILAVTAVALGAMVYLVNYTRLGRAMRATAENPRVAALMGVKPDMVISATFIIGAVLAAIAGIMWASNYGTVQHTMGFLPGLKAFTAAVFGGIGNLAGAVVGGLLLGLIESIGSGYIGDLTGGVLGSHYTDIFAFIVLIIILTLRPSGLLGERVADRA, translated from the coding sequence ATGGACATTCTGCTGCAACAGATCATCAACGGTCTGGTCCTCGGCAGCATGTACGCCTTGATAGCCTTGGGCTATACCATGGTGTACGGCATCATCCAACTCATCAACTTCGCCCACGGGGAAGTGCTCATGATCGGGGCACTGACCAGTTGGAGCTGCATCGGCATGATGCAGGAGGCCATGCCTGGCGCACCAGGTTGGGTCATCTTGCTGCTGGCCACGCTCATCGCCTGTGTGGTGGCGGCCGCGCTGAATTTCTCGATTGAGAAGATTGCCTACAAGCGGCTGCGCAGCAGCCCGCGCCTGGCCCCGCTGATCACGGCCATTGGCATGTCGCTGCTGCTGCAGACGCTGGCCATGATCATCTGGAAGCCCAATTACAAGCCCTATCCCACCCTGCTGCCCACCACGCCGTTTGAAATTGGCGGCGCGGTCATCACGTCCACGCAGGTGCTGATCCTGGCCGTCACGGCGGTGGCGCTGGGGGCCATGGTGTACCTGGTGAACTACACTCGCCTGGGCCGCGCCATGCGCGCCACGGCAGAGAACCCGCGCGTGGCCGCGCTCATGGGCGTCAAGCCCGACATGGTGATCTCGGCCACCTTCATCATCGGTGCCGTGCTGGCGGCCATCGCCGGCATCATGTGGGCGTCCAACTACGGCACGGTGCAGCACACCATGGGTTTCCTGCCGGGCCTCAAGGCCTTCACGGCGGCCGTGTTTGGCGGCATTGGCAACCTGGCGGGCGCCGTCGTCGGCGGCCTTCTGCTGGGGCTGATTGAGTCCATCGGCTCGGGCTACATCGGTGACCTCACGGGTGGCGTGCTGGGCAGCCACTACACCGACATCTTCGCTTTCATCGTGCTCATCATCATCCTCACGCTGCGTCCCTCGGGCCTGCTGGGCGAGCGCGTGGCCGACCGCGCCTGA
- a CDS encoding replication-associated recombination protein A — MSQASPFSHQPLAERLRPRTLGEVIGQQHVLGPGMPLRLAFESGRPHSCILWGPPGVGKTTIARLMAEAFDAQFISISAVLGGVKDIRDAVQQAERARDGLVPQRTIVFVDEVHRFNKSQQDAFLPHVESGLFTFVGATTENPSFEVNSALLSRATVYVLQPLAADDLKQIVAKAQALQALPAIESEALERLIAYADGDARRLLNTLETLAVTAEQAKVETITDAWLLQVLGERMRRYDKGGEQFYDTISALHKSVRGSDPDAALYWLVRMLDGGADPRYMARRIVRMAWEDIGLADPRALQIANEAAQTYERLGSPEGELALAQAVIYLAVAPKSNAGYMAYKQARTFVQQDGTRPVPMHLRNAPTRLMKELDYGKGYRYAHDEEGGFAAGESYLPEGMAPPGFYRPVDRGLEIKIAQKLDELRARNAAARPGGE; from the coding sequence ATGAGTCAAGCTTCCCCGTTTTCCCACCAGCCCCTGGCCGAGCGCCTGCGCCCGCGCACCCTGGGCGAGGTAATTGGCCAGCAGCATGTGCTGGGGCCTGGCATGCCGCTGCGGCTGGCGTTCGAGTCGGGGCGGCCGCACAGCTGCATCCTGTGGGGCCCGCCGGGTGTGGGCAAGACCACCATTGCGCGGCTGATGGCCGAGGCGTTCGATGCGCAGTTCATCAGCATCAGCGCGGTGCTGGGCGGCGTGAAGGACATCCGCGACGCCGTGCAGCAGGCCGAGCGCGCGCGCGATGGCCTGGTGCCGCAGCGCACCATCGTCTTTGTGGATGAGGTGCACCGCTTCAACAAGAGCCAGCAGGATGCGTTTCTGCCGCACGTCGAGAGCGGGCTGTTTACCTTCGTCGGCGCCACCACCGAGAACCCTTCGTTCGAGGTCAACTCGGCGCTGCTGTCGCGTGCCACGGTCTACGTGCTGCAACCGCTCGCGGCCGATGATTTGAAGCAAATAGTGGCTAAAGCCCAGGCCCTGCAAGCGCTACCAGCTATCGAAAGCGAAGCGCTGGAGCGCCTCATCGCCTATGCCGACGGTGATGCGCGGCGCCTGCTGAACACGCTGGAGACGCTTGCCGTCACCGCCGAGCAGGCGAAGGTGGAAACCATCACCGATGCCTGGCTGCTGCAGGTGCTGGGCGAGCGCATGCGCCGTTATGACAAAGGCGGTGAGCAGTTTTACGACACCATCAGCGCGCTGCACAAGTCGGTGCGCGGCTCCGACCCCGACGCTGCGCTGTATTGGCTGGTGCGCATGCTCGACGGCGGCGCCGATCCGCGCTACATGGCCCGGCGCATCGTGCGCATGGCGTGGGAAGACATCGGCCTGGCCGACCCGCGCGCGCTGCAGATCGCCAATGAGGCGGCGCAGACCTACGAGCGCCTGGGCAGCCCCGAGGGCGAGCTGGCGCTGGCGCAGGCGGTCATCTACCTGGCGGTGGCGCCCAAGAGCAACGCGGGCTACATGGCCTACAAGCAGGCGCGCACCTTCGTGCAGCAGGACGGCACCCGCCCGGTGCCCATGCACCTGCGCAATGCACCAACCCGGCTCATGAAGGAGCTGGACTACGGCAAGGGCTACCGCTACGCGCATGACGAGGAGGGGGGCTTCGCCGCCGGGGAGAGCTACCTGCCAGAGGGCATGGCGCCGCCGGGCTTCTACCGGCCGGTGGACCGGGGTCTGGAGATCAAGATCGCGCAGAAGCTCGATGAGTTGCGTGCGCGCAACGCGGCAGCGCGGCCGGGTGGAGAATAA
- a CDS encoding DUF1010 domain-containing protein, translating into MNIQAPFTFANVYPLGVWRSLGLRLRRLCQFQAFLASSPCAASVGSSGFRSSWPLRSLSFLRFGSNPALKPTRILRAAYLVR; encoded by the coding sequence ATGAATATTCAAGCGCCATTTACCTTCGCAAACGTTTATCCGCTGGGTGTTTGGCGTTCGCTCGGGCTTCGCCTGCGTAGGCTGTGCCAGTTTCAAGCCTTTTTGGCCTCTAGCCCTTGCGCAGCAAGCGTAGGCAGCTCTGGTTTTCGTAGTTCGTGGCCTTTGCGGTCACTTTCGTTTTTGCGCTTTGGGTCTAACCCGGCGCTCAAGCCGACCCGCATACTGCGGGCGGCTTATCTTGTCCGTTAG
- a CDS encoding peroxidase-related enzyme (This protein belongs to a clade of uncharacterized proteins related to peroxidases such as the alkylhydroperoxidase AhpD.), translating into MTAAPISRFPVPEIKDLPDDIRARILAVQEKSGFVPNVFLVLAHRPDEFRAFFAYHDALMDKKGNLSKAEREMIVVATSNANQCQYCVVAHGAILRIRAKNPLIADQVAVNYRKADITPRQKAMLDFAMKVSARAQEVDDQDFEALRQHGFDQDDIWDIAGIAAFFGLSNRMANVTSMRPNDEFYGMGR; encoded by the coding sequence ATGACCGCAGCCCCCATCAGCCGCTTTCCCGTGCCCGAAATCAAGGACCTGCCCGACGACATCCGCGCGCGCATCCTGGCCGTGCAGGAGAAATCCGGCTTCGTGCCCAACGTGTTCCTGGTGCTGGCGCACCGCCCGGACGAGTTCCGCGCCTTCTTCGCCTACCACGACGCGCTGATGGACAAGAAAGGCAACCTGAGCAAGGCCGAGCGCGAGATGATCGTGGTCGCCACGAGCAACGCCAACCAGTGCCAGTACTGCGTGGTGGCGCACGGCGCGATCCTGCGCATCCGCGCCAAGAACCCGCTCATTGCCGACCAGGTGGCGGTGAACTACCGCAAGGCCGACATCACGCCGCGCCAGAAGGCCATGCTGGACTTCGCCATGAAGGTCTCGGCGCGCGCCCAGGAAGTGGACGACCAGGACTTCGAGGCCCTGCGCCAGCACGGCTTCGACCAGGACGACATCTGGGACATCGCCGGCATCGCCGCGTTCTTCGGCCTCTCCAACCGCATGGCCAACGTCACCAGCATGCGGCCCAACGACGAGTTCTACGGCATGGGCCGCTGA
- a CDS encoding alpha/beta hydrolase — MRFLFFLLATLIALPTLASEELLRLDTRPEVKTPIFYIKNNGASATVLLLSGGKGGMGKIVNGQPSSENFLVRSRNHFTENGLNVAVLGLPSDKKTGYVEYADRLSPEHLQDIKRVVEYLKADTGLPVWLVGTSRGTVSATAAAIDFGNELLGGIVLTASVVSYKKAGAIPTQDIEKIQIPVLVVHHEKDGCVICAPHEVPSIMKGLKNTPVKKLLMVSGGENPTGDPCEALHYHGFIGIEEATVKSMATWVKNPTP; from the coding sequence ATGCGCTTTCTATTTTTCCTTTTAGCCACACTCATCGCCCTTCCGACTCTGGCATCTGAAGAATTGCTCAGACTTGACACCCGCCCGGAGGTCAAAACGCCGATCTTCTACATTAAAAACAATGGCGCCAGCGCAACCGTTTTGCTCCTCTCCGGAGGAAAAGGAGGCATGGGGAAAATAGTGAATGGACAGCCATCCAGCGAGAACTTCTTAGTCCGTAGCCGAAATCATTTCACCGAAAACGGGCTGAATGTTGCCGTACTTGGCTTGCCGTCGGACAAGAAGACCGGCTACGTTGAATACGCCGACCGCCTCAGCCCCGAGCATCTCCAGGATATCAAGAGGGTAGTTGAATATTTGAAAGCCGATACGGGATTACCCGTTTGGCTTGTAGGAACAAGCCGAGGAACTGTTTCAGCGACTGCAGCAGCCATCGATTTCGGCAACGAACTCCTTGGCGGCATCGTTCTCACTGCGAGCGTGGTCAGCTACAAGAAAGCGGGTGCGATTCCCACGCAAGATATCGAAAAAATTCAAATCCCCGTCCTGGTGGTGCACCATGAAAAAGACGGTTGCGTCATTTGCGCACCGCACGAAGTACCGAGCATCATGAAAGGCCTCAAAAACACGCCTGTCAAAAAATTGCTCATGGTTTCCGGGGGCGAGAATCCGACAGGCGACCCCTGCGAGGCACTGCATTACCACGGGTTCATTGGCATTGAAGAGGCCACTGTAAAAAGCATGGCAACATGGGTAAAAAACCCAACCCCGTAG
- a CDS encoding DUF1010 domain-containing protein, with product MLFQTAFSFSSVVQRWVCRFSGLRLHGLRRFPVFLASGPCVASASSYCFGSAVQPRWRCAFSQFAPVAKFRLSVLASDSNISVKPTRLRRSAYLAR from the coding sequence ATGCTTTTTCAAACGGCATTCAGTTTCTCAAGCGTTGTTCAGCGCTGGGTTTGCCGTTTCTCCGGGCTTCGCCTGCATGGGCTGCGCAGGTTTCCAGTATTTTTGGCCTCCGGCCCTTGTGTAGCAAGCGCAAGCAGCTATTGTTTTGGTAGTGCTGTGCAGCCTCGGTGGCGCTGTGCTTTTTCGCAGTTCGCGCCCGTCGCCAAATTCAGGTTATCTGTTTTGGCTTCTGACTCTAACATTTCGGTCAAGCCGACCCGCCTTCGGCGGTCGGCTTACCTCGCCCGTTAG